The Magnolia sinica isolate HGM2019 chromosome 10, MsV1, whole genome shotgun sequence genome includes a window with the following:
- the LOC131257430 gene encoding probable auxin efflux carrier component 1b isoform X2, whose protein sequence is MNWKWGVKKPQIMKNSVTILSNVGLGMAMFSLGLFMALQPRIIACGTKLAAYGLVARFLAGPAIMAIASAGVGLRGTILRVSIVQVGPLHFQLNLQNTHKHIFSLLRIMS, encoded by the exons atgaactggaa ATGGGgtgttaagaagcctcaaatcatgaaaaattCTGTCACGATCTTATCAAATGTAGGTCTTGGGATGGCCATGTTcagtctcg gaCTGTTCATGGCCTTGCAGCCAAGAATCATAGCCTGTGGGACTAAACTTGCCGCATACGGATTGGTTGCGAGGTTCCTCGCTGGCCCGGCTATCATGGCGATCGCATCTGCTGGGGTTGGCCTCAGAGGCACAATCCTCAGAGTGTCCATTGTTCAAGTGGGTCCATTGCATTTTCAGCTCAATCTTcaaaacacacacaaacacattttCAGCCTCTTACGTATAATGTCATAA
- the LOC131257430 gene encoding probable auxin efflux carrier component 1b isoform X3, with amino-acid sequence MLSTVPCSSRWGVKKPQIMKNSVTILSNVGLGMAMFSLGLFMALQPRIIACGTKLAAYGLVARFLAGPAIMAIASAGVGLRGTILRVSIVQ; translated from the exons ATGGGgtgttaagaagcctcaaatcatgaaaaattCTGTCACGATCTTATCAAATGTAGGTCTTGGGATGGCCATGTTcagtctcg gaCTGTTCATGGCCTTGCAGCCAAGAATCATAGCCTGTGGGACTAAACTTGCCGCATACGGATTGGTTGCGAGGTTCCTCGCTGGCCCGGCTATCATGGCGATCGCATCTGCTGGGGTTGGCCTCAGAGGCACAATCCTCAGAGTGTCCATTGTTCAA TAA
- the LOC131257430 gene encoding probable auxin efflux carrier component 1b isoform X1, with translation MLSTVPCSSRWGVKKPQIMKNSVTILSNVGLGMAMFSLGLFMALQPRIIACGTKLAAYGLVARFLAGPAIMAIASAGVGLRGTILRVSIVQVGPLHFQLNLQNTHKHIFSLLRIMS, from the exons ATGGGgtgttaagaagcctcaaatcatgaaaaattCTGTCACGATCTTATCAAATGTAGGTCTTGGGATGGCCATGTTcagtctcg gaCTGTTCATGGCCTTGCAGCCAAGAATCATAGCCTGTGGGACTAAACTTGCCGCATACGGATTGGTTGCGAGGTTCCTCGCTGGCCCGGCTATCATGGCGATCGCATCTGCTGGGGTTGGCCTCAGAGGCACAATCCTCAGAGTGTCCATTGTTCAAGTGGGTCCATTGCATTTTCAGCTCAATCTTcaaaacacacacaaacacattttCAGCCTCTTACGTATAATGTCATAA